One genomic window of Arthrobacter sp. KBS0703 includes the following:
- the sepH gene encoding septation protein SepH, which translates to MQDLRLVGVHDDGEHLLLSGTGGEMFQLPINEALRMAASRPSVRTSAASVVAMSPRDIQARIRSGSTAAEVAAASGMPLEKVERYEGPVLAEREYVAQQARKVEVASPAPGHDIYRSAFGDNPATLADMVAHRLTAHGIDSSSLEWDSWRRPDGTWTVVARFEVAPGGHASIGEEPPAMWTFNPSRKSLQNANRWAQQLSELEPLDGPVPARRLSAVSDRPFDFETDAEAAARTGAEQQKDPDGLLDMLRSRRGQRIGVDEDGDDALALLLTNGVPAAHPRPSEVPAAVDTDPEPEEQEQGPAEGDLSDSPAAQFGQPGRRRDGRPSMLSRLSLAPQHQDSDDDSLKLHDGVSTDTREITIVPSRLRPVSTAGKDTAAVSAAGSAADDAAADQPAEAPQRPAAGNVGLDELLGRGTPRRRLEANRTQPGQGTTPRPDQERDEPERQPSRPKRSSVPSWDEIVFGTRGD; encoded by the coding sequence ATGCAGGATCTACGGCTTGTAGGCGTCCACGACGACGGGGAGCATCTCCTGTTAAGCGGCACCGGCGGCGAAATGTTCCAGTTGCCGATCAACGAAGCATTACGGATGGCGGCCAGCCGGCCCTCGGTGAGGACATCGGCGGCCAGTGTTGTGGCCATGTCCCCCCGCGACATCCAGGCCAGGATCCGCAGCGGCTCCACGGCTGCGGAGGTGGCGGCGGCTTCCGGCATGCCGCTCGAAAAAGTTGAACGTTACGAAGGCCCGGTCCTGGCCGAGCGCGAATACGTCGCCCAGCAGGCCCGCAAGGTGGAAGTCGCTTCGCCGGCCCCCGGCCACGACATCTACCGGTCGGCGTTCGGTGACAACCCCGCCACACTGGCCGACATGGTGGCCCACCGGCTCACCGCGCACGGCATTGATTCGTCCTCGCTTGAGTGGGACTCCTGGCGGCGTCCCGACGGCACCTGGACTGTAGTGGCCCGGTTTGAGGTCGCGCCGGGCGGTCATGCCAGCATCGGCGAAGAACCCCCGGCCATGTGGACGTTCAATCCCTCGCGCAAGTCCCTGCAGAACGCCAACCGTTGGGCGCAGCAGCTCAGCGAGCTGGAGCCCCTGGACGGGCCGGTGCCCGCCCGCCGGCTCTCCGCCGTCTCAGACCGGCCCTTTGATTTCGAAACCGATGCCGAGGCCGCAGCCCGCACCGGAGCAGAGCAGCAGAAGGACCCTGACGGGCTCCTGGACATGCTGCGCTCCCGGCGGGGCCAGCGGATCGGTGTTGACGAAGATGGCGATGACGCCCTCGCCCTGCTGCTGACCAACGGCGTCCCCGCGGCCCACCCGAGGCCTTCCGAAGTTCCTGCCGCCGTCGACACCGACCCGGAGCCGGAAGAGCAGGAACAGGGCCCGGCCGAAGGGGATCTGTCCGATTCCCCGGCCGCCCAGTTTGGCCAGCCGGGCCGCAGGCGCGATGGCCGGCCCTCGATGCTCTCCCGCCTCAGCCTTGCACCCCAGCACCAGGATTCCGACGACGATTCCCTGAAGCTGCACGACGGCGTCAGCACGGACACGCGGGAAATCACCATTGTGCCGTCCCGGCTGCGCCCAGTCAGCACTGCGGGTAAGGACACCGCCGCGGTTTCCGCGGCGGGTTCGGCAGCCGACGACGCTGCGGCGGACCAGCCTGCCGAGGCCCCGCAAAGGCCGGCGGCCGGCAACGTCGGGTTGGACGAATTGCTGGGCCGCGGTACTCCGCGCCGCCGGCTGGAAGCCAACCGGACACAGCCGGGCCAGGGAACCACGCCCCGCCCCGACCAAGAACGCGATGAACCCGAACGCCAGCCATCGAGGCCGAAGCGCTCCAGCGTTCCCAGCTGGGATGAAATCGTCTTCGGCACCCGGGGCGACTAA
- a CDS encoding DUF4193 domain-containing protein yields the protein MATDYDAPRKSEEDLNEDSIEELKTRRADKPTAVVEEDEADLAEGYELPGADLSGEELLVRVMPAQADEFTCSSCFLVRHRSQIAREKDGHLYCKDCEG from the coding sequence ATGGCGACAGACTATGATGCGCCGAGGAAATCCGAAGAGGACCTCAACGAGGACTCGATCGAGGAGCTGAAAACCCGCCGCGCCGACAAACCGACGGCAGTCGTCGAAGAGGATGAAGCCGATCTCGCGGAAGGATACGAGCTGCCCGGGGCGGACCTGTCCGGTGAAGAGCTGCTGGTCCGCGTCATGCCCGCCCAGGCTGACGAGTTCACCTGTTCCTCATGCTTCCTGGTCCGGCACCGCTCGCAGATCGCCCGCGAAAAGGACGGCCACCTGTACTGCAAGGACTGCGAAGGCTAG
- a CDS encoding alkaline phosphatase family protein — protein sequence MQSQPAAAELPAAPAYGRRSVAEVLSSAAASLGVDGFENALGLPPAKRICVVLADGLGRSLLKQKSAHTPFLRGIMQQGQGAVPVWLDSAFPSTTAASLASLGTGLAPGQHGLVGYDVLDPAQDKVVNMLGNWDAGVDPLKWQPFPTVFERAAEHVDVATVSLPQFGSSPMTLAALRGGRFISATTSHARTAAAAEAMAGADASLMYFYLNDLDKAGHRYGSQSPQWEHQFEELDATVKRLDATLPTGTTVLVTADHGMLDVAEAQRIDYSAEPALVAGVRHTAGEPRMVHLYLEDGADGNARQRLLDAWRGRFGDRIWAFTREEALAAGLFGPVRPEVAGRVGDVMIAARDALALYDTRRVRATALEVVGQHGSLTKAEREVPLLCFKAAGKPAGRRGARG from the coding sequence GTGCAGTCGCAACCGGCAGCGGCTGAACTGCCCGCCGCCCCGGCCTACGGGCGCCGCTCGGTCGCTGAAGTACTGAGCAGCGCGGCGGCCAGCCTGGGTGTGGACGGGTTCGAGAACGCGCTGGGCCTGCCGCCGGCCAAGCGCATCTGTGTGGTCCTCGCAGACGGGCTGGGCCGCAGCCTGCTCAAGCAGAAGTCCGCCCATACCCCCTTCCTCCGCGGAATCATGCAGCAGGGGCAGGGCGCAGTCCCCGTGTGGCTGGATTCCGCGTTCCCCTCCACCACGGCGGCTTCCCTGGCCAGCCTGGGCACGGGGCTCGCTCCCGGCCAGCACGGACTGGTGGGATACGACGTCCTGGACCCGGCCCAGGACAAGGTGGTCAACATGCTGGGCAACTGGGATGCCGGCGTCGACCCGCTGAAATGGCAGCCCTTCCCCACGGTCTTCGAGCGCGCGGCGGAGCACGTTGACGTCGCCACCGTCAGCCTTCCGCAGTTCGGCAGCTCGCCCATGACCCTCGCGGCGCTCCGCGGCGGCAGGTTCATCTCTGCTACCACCTCGCACGCCCGGACCGCTGCCGCCGCCGAGGCGATGGCCGGGGCGGACGCGAGCCTCATGTACTTCTACCTGAACGACCTCGACAAGGCCGGCCACCGCTACGGCTCCCAATCGCCGCAGTGGGAGCATCAGTTTGAAGAGCTGGACGCCACCGTCAAACGCCTGGACGCCACCCTCCCTACCGGGACCACAGTCCTGGTCACAGCCGATCACGGAATGCTTGACGTCGCCGAGGCCCAGCGCATCGACTATTCCGCCGAGCCTGCGCTGGTCGCCGGGGTCCGGCACACGGCCGGCGAGCCGCGGATGGTCCACTTGTACCTGGAAGACGGTGCCGACGGGAACGCCCGGCAGCGGCTGCTGGACGCCTGGCGCGGCCGGTTCGGCGACAGGATCTGGGCCTTTACCCGGGAAGAAGCCCTGGCTGCCGGACTCTTCGGCCCGGTCCGGCCGGAAGTTGCCGGGCGCGTGGGGGATGTGATGATCGCCGCCCGCGATGCCCTGGCGTTGTACGACACCCGCCGCGTGCGGGCGACCGCCCTGGAGGTGGTGGGTCAGCACGGCTCCCTGACCAAGGCGGAACGGGAAGTTCCGCTGCTTTGCTTCAAGGCGGCAGGGAAGCCCGCCGGCCGGAGGGGAGCCCGTGGCTGA
- a CDS encoding thymidine kinase produces MAELVFFSGTMDCGKSTLALQMDYNHRARGRGGVRFSRNDRAGGSRISSRLGLETDAVEVVDTTDFWDEVVLRRTRGIRVDYLICDEAQFYSPAQVEQLARVVDEIDVDVFAFGITADFRTRLFPGSQRLIELADRVQVLQVEALCWCGRRATHNARTVDGVMVMEGAQVVVGDVDMAGDAVSAETGHMPAVGYETLCRRHFMRRVTAHGANIMAQQDQLLPFEVDACLWHGTGDRTA; encoded by the coding sequence GTGGCTGAGCTCGTCTTTTTCTCGGGCACCATGGACTGCGGAAAATCGACACTGGCGCTCCAGATGGACTACAACCACCGCGCCCGCGGACGCGGCGGAGTGCGGTTCAGCCGCAACGACCGCGCCGGCGGGTCCCGTATCTCCAGCCGCCTCGGGCTGGAGACGGACGCCGTCGAGGTCGTGGACACCACCGATTTCTGGGACGAAGTGGTGCTCCGCCGCACCCGGGGGATCCGCGTTGACTACCTCATCTGCGACGAAGCCCAGTTCTATTCGCCGGCCCAGGTGGAGCAGCTTGCCCGGGTGGTGGACGAGATCGACGTCGACGTCTTTGCTTTCGGGATCACCGCAGATTTCCGCACGCGGCTCTTCCCCGGATCGCAGCGGCTGATTGAACTTGCGGACCGCGTCCAGGTCCTCCAAGTGGAAGCCCTGTGCTGGTGCGGGCGCCGCGCCACGCACAACGCCAGGACAGTGGACGGCGTCATGGTGATGGAAGGTGCGCAGGTGGTGGTGGGCGACGTCGACATGGCAGGCGATGCGGTGTCCGCGGAGACCGGCCACATGCCGGCAGTCGGCTACGAGACACTGTGCCGGCGCCATTTCATGCGCCGCGTCACCGCCCACGGAGCCAACATCATGGCCCAGCAGGACCAGTTGCTGCCGTTCGAGGTTGATGCATGCCTCTGGCACGGGACCGGCGACAGGACCGCTTAG
- a CDS encoding DUF5998 family protein has translation MSSQPPTSKPQAPDHSPQQVFHHGSHNHSAQGQSLEGALQQAGFYPRLVADVVDDALDGRDCVAHLVHLETHFDRAEVRRHITVLVLTDDMLVITHVDDQQLDEAGEQIVAQISTESVPVTQIRSVVLSYMYSQPQNYKPSDPVREVTLSIAWSGGQRLDMGPASCGDPQCEADHGYSGTIAQEDIVLRISAEADGLQAVQDAKLFARALRAVNTASAAPVPHGLPVPQPRPRMGVFSNRLSRGHQR, from the coding sequence ATGAGCTCCCAGCCTCCCACCTCGAAGCCTCAAGCGCCCGACCACAGCCCGCAGCAGGTTTTCCACCACGGCTCACACAACCACAGCGCCCAGGGCCAGAGCCTTGAAGGCGCGCTCCAGCAGGCCGGCTTCTACCCCCGGCTGGTGGCCGACGTCGTCGATGACGCCTTGGACGGCCGCGACTGCGTGGCCCACCTCGTCCACCTGGAGACGCATTTTGACCGCGCCGAGGTGCGGCGGCACATCACCGTGCTGGTACTCACCGACGACATGCTGGTGATCACCCACGTTGACGACCAGCAGCTGGATGAGGCGGGCGAACAGATCGTCGCGCAGATTTCCACGGAGTCCGTGCCCGTGACCCAGATCCGTTCGGTGGTGCTGAGCTACATGTACTCGCAGCCGCAGAACTACAAGCCGTCGGATCCGGTCCGCGAAGTGACCCTTTCCATTGCCTGGTCCGGCGGGCAGCGGCTCGACATGGGCCCGGCAAGCTGCGGCGATCCGCAGTGCGAGGCCGACCACGGGTACAGCGGAACCATCGCCCAGGAGGACATCGTCCTGCGCATCAGCGCCGAGGCGGACGGACTGCAGGCGGTCCAGGACGCCAAGCTGTTTGCCCGTGCCCTCCGGGCCGTCAACACCGCGTCCGCCGCCCCTGTTCCGCACGGGCTGCCCGTACCCCAGCCGCGTCCCCGCATGGGCGTGTTCTCGAACCGCCTGAGCCGCGGGCACCAGCGCTGA
- a CDS encoding DNA topoisomerase (ATP-hydrolyzing) subunit A gives MARRQNSTPAGETVQDYVENIVDIDVTSEMEGSFLEYAYSVIYSRALPDARDGLKPVQRRILYMMSEMGLRPDRGHVKSARVVGEVMGKLHPHGDTAIYDAMVRMAQDFSLRLPLIDGHGNFGSLDDGPAAPRYTEARLAAAALTLTDHLDEDVVDFVPNYDNQLTQPEVLPAAFPNLLVNGATGIAVGMATNMAPHNLVEVISAARHLIAHPDATLKDVMQFVPGPDLPTGGRIVGLDGIRDAYATGRGSFKTRAKVEVEQLSARRTGLVVTELPYMVGPEKVIEKIKDAVNGKKLAGISDIVDLTDRKHGLRLVIELKNGFNPNAVLQQLYRYSPMEDSFGINNVTLVDGQPQTLGLLKLLTVYVDHRIDVVRRRTAFRLGKKKDRLHLVEGLLIAIVDIDEVIQIIRSSDEVSAARERLMSIYDLSEVQANYILELRLRQLTKYSRIELEKEQDQLRREIEELEAILASDELLRELVSGELAEIAEKYGTPRRTVLLESEAVSPTVAAAALPGIKGKAAPLALEIADDPCWAILTASGQIARTSNQDSLAEAGPRSKHDVFRSVVKTSARGEIAAVTSQGRMLRIQVMDMPVLPPMSGLPNLAGGVQARDFITLLKGESLVAFAPLDEVLAIGTAQGVVKRVQPDYPLNREDWEVIALKDKDTVVGVSPAGSDDADLVFLTGQAQLLRFSAANVRPQGRTAGGMAGIKLAPGDQVMFFGAVAPGDDAAVVVTISGTDGALPGTAPGAAKVTAFSEYPVKGRATGGVRAHRFLKGEDTLLQAWAGHGPAKASSLAGVARSLPQEHGRRDGSGIPLSQAVEAIGPSMTWADEQPA, from the coding sequence ATGGCCCGCCGCCAGAATTCAACCCCCGCAGGGGAAACCGTCCAGGACTACGTCGAAAACATCGTTGACATAGACGTCACTTCCGAGATGGAAGGCTCGTTCCTCGAGTACGCCTATTCGGTCATCTACTCGCGGGCCCTGCCCGACGCCCGGGACGGCCTCAAACCGGTCCAGCGGCGCATTCTGTACATGATGAGCGAGATGGGCCTGCGGCCGGACCGGGGCCACGTCAAGAGCGCCCGCGTGGTGGGCGAGGTCATGGGCAAGCTCCACCCGCACGGTGACACGGCCATCTACGATGCCATGGTCCGCATGGCCCAGGACTTCTCGCTGCGGCTTCCGCTGATCGACGGCCACGGCAACTTCGGATCGCTCGACGACGGCCCGGCGGCGCCGCGGTACACGGAGGCCCGCCTCGCGGCGGCGGCGCTCACGCTGACGGACCACCTCGACGAAGACGTGGTGGACTTCGTCCCGAACTACGACAACCAGCTCACCCAGCCGGAGGTCCTGCCGGCAGCGTTCCCCAACCTGCTGGTCAACGGTGCCACGGGCATCGCCGTCGGCATGGCCACCAACATGGCCCCGCACAACCTCGTGGAGGTCATCTCCGCGGCCCGGCACCTCATCGCCCACCCGGATGCCACGCTCAAGGACGTCATGCAGTTCGTCCCGGGCCCGGACCTTCCCACCGGCGGGCGGATCGTGGGCCTGGACGGCATCCGCGACGCCTACGCCACCGGCCGCGGGTCCTTCAAGACGCGCGCCAAGGTGGAGGTGGAACAGTTGTCCGCCCGCCGGACCGGCCTTGTGGTCACCGAGCTGCCCTACATGGTGGGCCCGGAGAAGGTGATCGAAAAGATCAAGGACGCCGTCAACGGCAAGAAGCTCGCCGGCATCAGCGACATCGTCGACCTCACAGACCGCAAGCACGGCCTGCGCCTGGTGATCGAACTCAAGAACGGCTTCAACCCGAACGCCGTGCTCCAGCAGCTCTACCGCTACTCGCCGATGGAAGACTCCTTCGGCATCAACAATGTCACGCTCGTGGACGGGCAGCCGCAGACCCTCGGCCTGCTCAAGCTGCTGACCGTCTACGTGGACCACCGGATCGACGTGGTGCGGCGCCGGACAGCGTTCCGGCTCGGCAAGAAGAAGGACCGCCTGCACCTGGTGGAGGGCCTCCTCATCGCCATCGTGGACATCGACGAGGTCATCCAGATCATCCGGTCATCCGACGAGGTGTCGGCAGCCCGGGAACGGCTGATGTCCATCTACGACCTCTCCGAGGTCCAGGCAAACTACATCCTGGAACTCCGGCTTCGCCAGCTGACCAAATACTCCCGGATCGAACTCGAGAAGGAGCAGGACCAGCTCCGCCGGGAGATCGAGGAACTCGAAGCCATCCTCGCTTCCGACGAGCTGCTGCGCGAGCTGGTGTCCGGGGAGCTGGCGGAAATCGCCGAGAAGTACGGCACCCCGCGGCGCACCGTGCTCCTCGAATCCGAGGCCGTCTCCCCCACCGTCGCGGCCGCGGCGCTCCCCGGGATCAAGGGCAAGGCGGCCCCGCTGGCCCTCGAAATAGCGGACGATCCCTGCTGGGCCATTCTTACGGCGTCGGGCCAGATCGCACGGACGTCCAACCAGGACAGCCTCGCGGAAGCCGGGCCGCGCTCGAAGCACGATGTATTCCGTTCCGTGGTCAAGACCTCGGCCCGCGGCGAGATCGCGGCGGTCACTTCGCAGGGGCGCATGCTGCGCATCCAGGTGATGGACATGCCGGTCCTACCTCCGATGTCCGGCCTGCCGAACTTGGCAGGCGGAGTGCAGGCCAGGGACTTCATCACGCTGCTCAAGGGGGAATCCCTCGTGGCCTTCGCACCGCTGGACGAGGTGCTGGCGATCGGCACCGCCCAGGGCGTGGTCAAGCGTGTGCAGCCCGACTATCCCCTGAACCGCGAGGACTGGGAGGTCATCGCACTCAAGGACAAGGACACCGTAGTGGGCGTTTCGCCTGCGGGATCCGACGACGCCGACCTCGTGTTCCTCACGGGGCAGGCCCAGCTTTTGCGGTTCAGTGCGGCCAACGTCCGGCCGCAGGGCCGGACCGCAGGCGGCATGGCGGGCATCAAGCTGGCGCCCGGCGACCAGGTGATGTTCTTCGGCGCCGTCGCCCCCGGTGACGACGCCGCCGTCGTCGTCACGATTTCCGGCACCGACGGTGCCCTGCCGGGCACCGCGCCGGGGGCCGCGAAGGTCACGGCTTTCTCCGAGTACCCCGTCAAGGGCCGCGCTACCGGCGGGGTCCGGGCGCACCGGTTCCTTAAGGGCGAAGACACGCTGCTGCAGGCATGGGCGGGGCACGGCCCGGCGAAAGCCTCGTCCCTCGCCGGAGTTGCCCGGTCCCTCCCACAGGAGCACGGCCGGCGCGACGGTTCCGGCATCCCGCTGTCCCAAGCGGTGGAGGCAATCGGGCCCAGCATGACCTGGGCCGACGAGCAGCCCGCCTGA
- a CDS encoding bifunctional GNAT family N-acetyltransferase/acetate--CoA ligase family protein, with amino-acid sequence MVDQPADGVYPEYWEADVVLRDGGTAHLRPIHPSDSDAVQAFHTGQSQNSIYMRFFAFKARLSSKELKRFTEVDYRDRVALVITIGGDIIGIGRYDRLDDPAEAEVAFNIADAHQGRGIGSILLEHLAAAARENGIRRFSAEVLPENRKMLMVFSDAGYDVKRHFDDGVVSLEFNIDPTDKSRAVMESREHRAEARSVRDLLAPSSVAVIGASRKWGKVGYQFLEHIIEGGFTGPVYAINPEAFELAGMLSFGRLSEVPGPVQLAIVAVPYDEVPKVVDDCAAAGVKGVLVASAGFTEDGERGLARQRALVRQARANGMRVIGPASLGIVNTNPAVSLNASMAPSLARRGGLGLFSQSAAIGVALYAASSRRRAGISTFLSAGNRADVSGNDMMQFWEDDADTTAVGLYLESIGNPRKFSRLARRLALTKPVIVAKSDSMGLQLPPGHAVRTTQAPADALDAMMRQAGVIRVETIEQLMDVAQIVSGQPLPKGAGVAVFSNSGALGKVVADSASAHGLGVEQLVAELDLDAGMSLALPALRERLREVLARESVHAAVVAFLPARGLTVENIARVLADSSAEAGKPVVAAFTGILDPSVYVEGMVAADAGTSPVPCYSNPGAAVAALAAVVRYAEWAGRDQGLFAEPDGCDAEAAHADLERLLADVSGEQLKQLDSADAARLLGHYGIDVLPAAGFDTADEAVEAAGKLGWPVALKTTDPTLRHRLDLGGVRLDIQDAESLRLNILQMRRALEPYGSSSLEVQAMAPVGQACTFRAIEDPLLGPVVSFGLAGDAVNLLDDWAHRVPPLSAADLREFIRSPRASRKLFGYQGLPAVDVSALEDLAARLARLKDAHPEIALVEFNPVQATPQGAFILAADVRIGNAAQRTDSARRAMRS; translated from the coding sequence ATGGTGGATCAGCCCGCGGACGGCGTATATCCGGAATATTGGGAAGCCGATGTCGTCCTGCGGGACGGCGGGACGGCACACTTGCGCCCCATTCACCCGTCCGATTCTGACGCGGTGCAGGCGTTCCACACGGGCCAGTCGCAGAACTCCATCTACATGCGGTTCTTCGCGTTCAAGGCCAGGCTCTCGAGCAAGGAGCTCAAGCGGTTCACGGAGGTGGACTACAGGGACCGGGTGGCGCTGGTGATCACCATCGGCGGGGACATCATCGGGATCGGCCGCTACGACCGGCTGGACGATCCCGCGGAGGCGGAAGTGGCCTTCAACATCGCCGACGCCCACCAGGGCCGCGGCATCGGATCCATCCTGCTCGAGCATCTGGCGGCAGCCGCCCGGGAAAACGGGATCCGCCGGTTCAGCGCCGAGGTGCTGCCCGAGAACCGCAAGATGCTGATGGTCTTTTCCGACGCGGGTTACGACGTCAAGCGCCATTTCGACGACGGCGTGGTGAGCCTGGAATTCAACATCGACCCCACCGACAAATCGCGCGCCGTGATGGAATCCCGGGAGCACCGCGCGGAGGCGAGGAGCGTGCGGGACCTGCTGGCGCCGTCGTCGGTGGCCGTGATCGGCGCCAGCCGCAAATGGGGCAAGGTGGGGTACCAGTTCCTGGAGCACATCATTGAGGGCGGATTCACCGGCCCCGTCTACGCCATCAATCCGGAGGCGTTTGAGCTTGCCGGAATGCTGTCCTTCGGCCGGCTCTCCGAAGTGCCCGGGCCCGTACAGCTGGCCATTGTCGCCGTCCCGTACGACGAAGTCCCCAAGGTGGTGGATGATTGCGCAGCCGCCGGCGTCAAGGGAGTCCTTGTGGCCTCGGCAGGCTTCACCGAGGACGGTGAGCGCGGCCTGGCGCGCCAGCGGGCCCTTGTCCGGCAGGCCAGGGCCAACGGCATGCGGGTGATCGGGCCCGCGTCGCTGGGCATTGTCAACACCAATCCGGCCGTCTCCCTCAACGCCTCCATGGCGCCCAGCCTGGCCCGGCGCGGCGGACTGGGGCTGTTCAGCCAGTCCGCGGCCATCGGGGTGGCGCTGTACGCGGCGTCCAGCCGCCGCCGCGCGGGCATCTCCACCTTCCTCTCCGCCGGCAACCGGGCCGACGTTTCCGGCAACGACATGATGCAGTTCTGGGAGGACGACGCCGACACCACTGCCGTGGGACTGTATCTGGAGTCGATCGGCAACCCGCGCAAATTCTCCCGGCTGGCCCGCCGGCTTGCCCTGACCAAACCCGTCATCGTGGCCAAGTCCGACTCCATGGGCCTGCAGCTTCCGCCCGGTCATGCCGTGCGGACCACGCAGGCCCCCGCCGATGCCCTGGATGCGATGATGCGCCAGGCGGGCGTGATCCGCGTGGAGACCATCGAGCAGCTCATGGACGTCGCGCAGATCGTGTCCGGGCAGCCGCTGCCCAAGGGCGCCGGAGTGGCGGTCTTCAGCAACTCGGGGGCGCTGGGGAAGGTGGTGGCGGACAGTGCGTCCGCCCACGGCCTCGGTGTGGAACAACTTGTCGCGGAGCTGGACCTCGACGCCGGCATGTCGCTCGCGCTGCCGGCCCTGCGGGAGAGGCTGCGGGAGGTCCTGGCCAGGGAGTCAGTGCACGCGGCGGTGGTAGCGTTCCTTCCGGCCCGGGGACTGACCGTGGAGAACATCGCCCGGGTCCTGGCCGACTCTTCGGCCGAGGCGGGAAAGCCCGTGGTCGCGGCCTTCACCGGCATCCTGGACCCGTCCGTGTACGTCGAGGGAATGGTGGCGGCGGACGCCGGCACGTCGCCGGTCCCGTGCTACTCAAACCCCGGAGCCGCCGTCGCCGCCCTGGCAGCGGTGGTGCGCTACGCCGAGTGGGCGGGGCGGGACCAGGGCCTCTTTGCGGAACCCGACGGGTGCGACGCGGAAGCCGCCCATGCCGATCTCGAGCGACTGCTGGCCGACGTCAGCGGTGAACAGCTGAAGCAACTGGATTCCGCGGACGCCGCCCGCCTGCTGGGCCACTACGGAATCGACGTGCTGCCCGCCGCCGGCTTCGACACCGCCGATGAGGCCGTGGAGGCAGCCGGAAAACTGGGCTGGCCGGTGGCGCTCAAGACCACTGATCCGACCCTGCGGCACAGGCTGGACCTGGGCGGCGTGCGGCTGGACATCCAGGACGCGGAGTCACTGCGGCTGAACATCCTCCAGATGCGCCGCGCCCTTGAGCCGTACGGTTCGTCCTCGTTGGAGGTCCAGGCGATGGCGCCGGTGGGCCAGGCCTGCACGTTCCGGGCCATCGAGGACCCGCTGCTGGGGCCCGTGGTCTCCTTCGGGCTGGCGGGCGACGCGGTGAACCTGCTGGACGACTGGGCGCACCGGGTGCCGCCGCTGTCCGCCGCCGACCTGCGGGAGTTCATCCGCAGCCCGCGGGCGTCCCGCAAGCTCTTCGGCTACCAGGGCCTGCCCGCCGTGGACGTATCAGCTCTCGAGGACCTGGCCGCACGGCTGGCCCGGCTCAAGGACGCCCACCCGGAAATTGCCCTCGTGGAGTTCAACCCCGTCCAGGCCACCCCCCAGGGGGCGTTCATCCTGGCCGCCGACGTCCGGATCGGCAACGCCGCGCAGCGGACCGACAGCGCACGGCGGGCCATGCGCAGTTGA
- a CDS encoding DUF3093 domain-containing protein, producing MPDSSAAMPAHHQSSPDETVLFSEKLWPGVWIWVVAAGIAGAGILVFAPISMAAGITAACVLFAIEAVLLIVSTPAVTVTAGRLQVGRASIERSLTGQASAYRGSEATAERGTRLNGLAYLCIRGWIDPVVRIEITDPSDSTPYWLTSTRRPDELVAALTGK from the coding sequence CCCCGATGAGACCGTTCTTTTCAGCGAAAAGCTGTGGCCCGGCGTCTGGATCTGGGTGGTCGCGGCGGGCATCGCCGGCGCCGGCATCCTGGTCTTTGCCCCCATCAGCATGGCGGCCGGGATCACGGCTGCCTGCGTGCTGTTTGCCATCGAGGCGGTCCTGCTGATTGTGTCCACCCCTGCCGTGACCGTGACGGCAGGGCGGCTCCAGGTGGGCCGGGCCAGCATTGAGCGCAGCCTCACGGGACAGGCGTCCGCCTACCGCGGCAGCGAGGCGACGGCGGAACGCGGCACGCGCCTGAACGGCCTGGCATACCTTTGCATCCGCGGCTGGATCGATCCCGTGGTGCGGATCGAGATCACCGACCCCTCGGACTCCACTCCCTACTGGCTGACTTCCACGCGCCGCCCGGACGAACTCGTGGCCGCGCTGACGGGAAAATAG
- a CDS encoding DinB family protein, protein MPIIPDEKDWTWVLSRPCSDCGFDASTVTPATVPGSVENMLPRWRAVLRRPDAAERPDDSTWSPLEYSCHVRDVFSLFDQRLNLMLGQDNAEFANWDQDATAVEKDYANADSAVVSAELTAEGEQVAASFARVAESQWGRTGLRSNGSEFTVLTLAQYFLHDVVHHLHDVDG, encoded by the coding sequence ATGCCTATCATCCCGGATGAAAAAGACTGGACGTGGGTCCTGTCCCGCCCGTGCAGCGACTGCGGATTTGATGCCTCCACCGTTACGCCGGCGACTGTTCCCGGCAGCGTCGAAAACATGCTGCCCCGCTGGCGCGCCGTACTCCGCCGGCCGGATGCCGCCGAACGCCCCGATGACAGTACGTGGTCGCCGCTGGAGTACTCCTGCCACGTCCGCGATGTCTTCAGCCTCTTCGACCAGCGCCTGAACCTGATGCTGGGCCAGGACAACGCTGAGTTTGCGAACTGGGACCAGGACGCCACCGCGGTGGAGAAGGATTACGCCAATGCGGACTCCGCCGTGGTGAGCGCCGAACTCACCGCGGAAGGCGAGCAGGTGGCTGCCTCCTTCGCCCGCGTTGCGGAGTCGCAATGGGGCCGGACCGGGCTCCGCAGTAACGGCTCGGAGTTCACCGTGCTGACACTGGCGCAGTATTTCCTGCACGACGTCGTTCACCATCTCCACGACGTCGACGGCTGA